A region of the Oceanihabitans sp. IOP_32 genome:
GTTTCTTTTGTATGTGCTTTCATTTTGCTTTGTTTTTGTATATGTGATGTGATTAGAACTTATACCAATTTAATCTTGAAATGTCGTATTGTTAATTTGGTATTTAAGAAATCAAGTTTTTTAACCTCTATTTATTACACTGAGCAGGACGTCTAAAAACACCGGTTGTATTTATACCCCTTTTTCTAAACTAAATGATTATAAAGTTCTGGTTTACTTTAAAAATGCAGACAGACTTATTTACCCGCCTATTTAAACCAGCTGTTCTGGAGGTGGAAGTATGATGTATGAAAACCGTGTTAAGTAATGGTTAACATAGCTTGAAGAATTATTTACAGCCTTGTAACCCACAGTAAGCGGCTCTTTCTCTATATTGAAAAACACTAATTCTGAGTGTTCTTCAACCTCTTCTGAGCTATAAAAAACCGAATGTAATTGCGCCTTATCTTCAGCCATAAAAACCATGGTAGACCAAGAAAAGGAGAGCAAAAAGAGGGCTGCAAACCATATGGATAAGCTCGTATTTTTCATTAGAAAAAAATAACATTATCCTCAAATATAGCGAATTTTGTTTAATTAATAGCTAAAATCGTTCAACAATTTTATATCTGCAGAATCGATCCAACCCGTTTTTCCATCGGCTAGTTTTATCTTTTTCCAATTGTTTAAAGTATCTAACACCTGAACTTTAGTCCCTTCATGTAATCTAAACGCTATCTCACTTCGCAAATTTGGTTCGTTTTTCACCTCGCTCTCTTGAGCAAAAACAATTGCTGGTCTATTATTTTTATCACTATTAAATTTATGAAAAGTAAAAGCTAAACTTAATAGTACTAAAACTAAGCTTATAAAACTTCCAATAAAGGCCAAACGCTTATTAAAGGACGAATATGCGAAATAATAGATTAAAAAGAGCGCAACAAAACACAATACAAATACAATTGAGGTTTTAGCCCAAGAATCGAAACTCATGATATTTGTAAAGCTTTTAATAAATTTAGATAGCCCTGTTTGGGGAACAACATCTATGGCATCAATAGTCATGTTTTTTGCAAAAGCCATGTTGTTTTGTATCGTTTTATCCTGTGGTGCCAACAACAACGCCTTCTCGTAGAAATAAATACTTGGCGCAATATTGTTTAATTTATAGTGCGCGTTAGCCAAATTAAAATAAAGTGCTTCAGAATGATTTCCAGAATCTAAAATCGCGGTATACTTCTCAATGGCTTCAGCGTATTTTCCTTGGTTATACAAAGCGTTGCCCTGCTCAAAAAGCTTATCGTTTTGTGAAAAAACTAAGGTACTGCATAAAAATAATAGAAGGTATGCTGCTGTTTTCATTTTAGCGTGCTTGTTTATCAATTAAAGAAATCGTTTTTGCAGCCTTATCATAATCCTGCTGCATCTCTACATTAGTAATTGGCGTATAACGTGCCAGTTCGCAATTTTTAATGATACTCATAAAATCGGATATTGCAACGGCACTAACCTGCTTGTCTTCTAATAGAGCAACTACTCTGTCTTTACTAAGCTCACTGGTTTCAATTTGTAATTTAGCTTTTAAATAGTTGTGTAGTGCACTTTCTAGGGCATCGTAAAAAGCGTCTTTATCTCCGAGAGTGCGTTTCGCTTTTCCTAAATATTTTTTAGCAAGTTTATCTGCTTTTCTAATTTTACTACCATCGACATCGGCGTCTAGAGCCCTTTTTTTCTTTCTAATTACTATGGCAAGCGGAATGGCTATAAATGGGAGTAATAAAGACGTCCAAAACCAAGGTGTTTTAAAAAAATATCCTGTTTTTGTAGGCGAAAACTTAGTTTTCGTTTTTATAAAGGCAAACTGATCGTTATTTAAAACAACCCGTTGTTTGCCAGTACCGACATTCGCATTGTTATTGGTACTCGAAACACTACTTACTGGTCCTTCTAAAACGTCTATAATAAGGTTATCAGACGATATTCTTTTGTAAGTTTCCGTTCTTAAATCGAAATACGAAAACGAAATACTTGGTATGGGGTATTTACCTTTAAATTGCGGAACAACCGTATAACTATCTTGAATTTTCCCCTGCATACCAGCTAAATTTGTTCTGACACTTTCGGTATGCTCTGGTTCGTATACCTCTAAAGAGCTAGGTAAAGAAACTTTAGGTAATTTAAACAATTTTAGATTGCCTTTGCCACTTACCTCAACTTTTAATTGTAGCGATTCTAAGGCGTCTAATTCCGTTTTAGACGCTGTAACATTAAAATCGAAGCTACCTACGGCTCCCGTAAAATCAACAGGTCTACCTTGCTCGGGTAGTGGCTTTACATTTATGGTTCGTCGCCCTGCAGACACGGTTTTGTTAGTTCGAGTCATTAAACGCCCTCCAAAAATATCACGCCTGTTTGTTGGTACTCTTACGGCAATATCTAAGCTTAAAGGTTCTATGGTTAATTTTCCGGTTTTCTGCGGATATAACACGGTTCGTCTCAACACTAAAAATTGGTATTCCTCACCTTTATAGGTCCCCATTTGGACTTTTTCTCCTTGCACATCGATATTCTGACTCCAAAAATCGTTGTACCGCGGACTATCGATTTCCCGCCAATTATCAACCCCAGTATTTGGCGATACATAAAGTTTATAAACTACCGTTATCCCTTCGTTTAGATAGGGGTCTGTTTTAGAAACCTCGGCGACCAAATGAATGTTTTGAGAAGCTATATAGTTTGGATCGTTAGGATCCTTGGGTTTATCGATAGCGGCTGTAACTTTAACCTTTACCGGTAGGGTTTTATAAATTTCTCCATCTATTGAAATAGTGGCTTGATTTATAGTGAAATCGCCTTGCTTTTTTGGGGCCAAAAAATAACTAAAGGTCTTTTTATAAGTTCTAACCCCATTAATCCATGAGTTGCTTACCGCTTGGTTTGGACCTCCAACAACAGTAAATCCGTTAAAATCTGGAGGATTAAAATTATCACCATCTTGATTCATTTCAAAATCGACACGTAAGCGCTCATTAATACCCAAAGTACTTTTGCTCACTTTGGCTTCAAATTTTACTTGTGAAAAAGTAAAACCTGTTACCAACATTAAAATTATAAATGATATGTGTTTTTTAATTTTCATGTTTTACTTTACGATTTAAGAATACGCTTTTTGATTTAGGTTTTTAATAGTTTGTAAATTTCTATTAACACCGGTTCCTTATTCTCGATTCGTTTTACCAGTCCTTCTCTGCTTTTACGCTTTCGCCTTTTTGTTTTTTTGCGTTCATTTTTTCTTGAACTTTCTTCTCTTGATTATTCATCGCTTCTAACAAACTCTTAATTTGCTGCGGCGACAGTTGTCCAGGCTGTGGTTGCGACTTCTGCTGGTCTTTATTATTACCGTCATCTTCCTTATTTTTGTCGCCTTCATCTTTATTATCCTCGTTAGGTTTTCCTTCATCTTCCTTTTCATCCTCTCCGGCATCATTATCCTTATCGCCCTGATCTTTTTTATCGTTGCTATCATCTTCCTCTTCGCCGTCCTTTTTATCTTGGTTTTCTTGGTCGCCTTCTTCTTTATCGTCTTGATTATCGTCTTCTTTATCTTGATCTTGTTGATTTTTTTGCTGCTCTGCACAGGCTTTTGCTAAGCCCAAATTATAACGCGCCTCATCATCTGTGGGGTCGTTTCTTAATGCATTCTTATAAGCTTCAACTGCGGCAATACAGTTTTTGTTTTTCATTAAAATATTACCAATATTATGATATGCCTTATGCTTTTCTGTTTTAGAAACGGCATTTTTAAGAGCCAGTTCATGTCGGTATAGCGCCTCGTCGTAATTTCCTTTTTTATAATACGAGCTTCCCAAATTATATAAGCCCGCTACCGTGGTTGGCTGTTCTGATATTGCTTTCCTATAAGCCATTTCGGCCGATACAAAATCGTCGTCTATTAAAGTATTACCCTGATAAATGTAATTGTTAGACTTTTTAGATGCCTCTAACTCTTCTTTTTCTTGTGCAAAAGAAAAAGATGCAAATATTGTAAATAGAAGTATCGCTGCTTTTTTCATCGTCATTGTTTCTAAATTCTAATATAGAAAACCTTTCAAGTTAATATCGTTAAAAAATTTATAAATTATAAGTGCTGTTTTGCTTGACTTGAACCTATGGATTTCAAGTCGGGAAGCCTAAAGATTTTCATTAAATAAATTTAATTTTTTAAGCCATTCTGTTTTTCGTTCTAAAAGAAAAATATCTAAAAGCAAAAAGAAAATTCCAAAGCCTAAAAACCATTGAAATTGGTCTTGATACTCTGCAAATTGCTTGGCTTCGAATTCGGTTTTGTCCATTTTATTTAAAAGTTCCCTAATGCGCTCAACCACCGCATCGGTATTTTGGCCATTAATGTAAACTCCATTGGCTCCTGCTGCGATATTTTTTAGTGTGGTTTCGTCTAGTCGTGTAATAACCGTTTCTCCCTGTCTATCCTTTTTGTAATTTGAAATCACACCATTTCTTTTTATGGGTATTGGTCCGCCTTTTACATCGCCCACTCCAATAGTAAAAATTCTAATTCCTTCTTTTAGAGCTTCTTCGGCTAAAGACACGGCATCTTCACCATGGTCTTCACCGTCTGATATGATAATAAGTACTCGGTTGGTTTGCTGCTCGTTGTCGAAATAGGTTTTAGACAGTTTAATGGCTTCATCGATTGCTGTCCCTTGCGAGGATAGCATATCGGTATTCATACTGTTTAAAAACATTTTGGCCGCTGCGTAATCTGTCGTTATTGGTAATTGCGGAAAAGCTTTACCCGCATAAGCAATAATACCGATACGATCGCTGGCCAAATTATTGATAATTTGTGTTACCAATTGTTTCGATTTTTCTAGTCGGTTTGGTGCAATATCTTCGGCAAGCATACTTTTGGACACATCGATAGCAAAAACAATATCGACGCCTTCCCGCTTTACAGTTTCCAACTT
Encoded here:
- a CDS encoding tetratricopeptide repeat protein: MKTAAYLLLFLCSTLVFSQNDKLFEQGNALYNQGKYAEAIEKYTAILDSGNHSEALYFNLANAHYKLNNIAPSIYFYEKALLLAPQDKTIQNNMAFAKNMTIDAIDVVPQTGLSKFIKSFTNIMSFDSWAKTSIVFVLCFVALFLIYYFAYSSFNKRLAFIGSFISLVLVLLSLAFTFHKFNSDKNNRPAIVFAQESEVKNEPNLRSEIAFRLHEGTKVQVLDTLNNWKKIKLADGKTGWIDSADIKLLNDFSY
- a CDS encoding BatD family protein — its product is MKIKKHISFIILMLVTGFTFSQVKFEAKVSKSTLGINERLRVDFEMNQDGDNFNPPDFNGFTVVGGPNQAVSNSWINGVRTYKKTFSYFLAPKKQGDFTINQATISIDGEIYKTLPVKVKVTAAIDKPKDPNDPNYIASQNIHLVAEVSKTDPYLNEGITVVYKLYVSPNTGVDNWREIDSPRYNDFWSQNIDVQGEKVQMGTYKGEEYQFLVLRRTVLYPQKTGKLTIEPLSLDIAVRVPTNRRDIFGGRLMTRTNKTVSAGRRTINVKPLPEQGRPVDFTGAVGSFDFNVTASKTELDALESLQLKVEVSGKGNLKLFKLPKVSLPSSLEVYEPEHTESVRTNLAGMQGKIQDSYTVVPQFKGKYPIPSISFSYFDLRTETYKRISSDNLIIDVLEGPVSSVSSTNNNANVGTGKQRVVLNNDQFAFIKTKTKFSPTKTGYFFKTPWFWTSLLLPFIAIPLAIVIRKKKRALDADVDGSKIRKADKLAKKYLGKAKRTLGDKDAFYDALESALHNYLKAKLQIETSELSKDRVVALLEDKQVSAVAISDFMSIIKNCELARYTPITNVEMQQDYDKAAKTISLIDKQAR
- a CDS encoding tetratricopeptide repeat protein, translating into MKKAAILLFTIFASFSFAQEKEELEASKKSNNYIYQGNTLIDDDFVSAEMAYRKAISEQPTTVAGLYNLGSSYYKKGNYDEALYRHELALKNAVSKTEKHKAYHNIGNILMKNKNCIAAVEAYKNALRNDPTDDEARYNLGLAKACAEQQKNQQDQDKEDDNQDDKEEGDQENQDKKDGEEEDDSNDKKDQGDKDNDAGEDEKEDEGKPNEDNKDEGDKNKEDDGNNKDQQKSQPQPGQLSPQQIKSLLEAMNNQEKKVQEKMNAKKQKGESVKAEKDW
- a CDS encoding VWA domain-containing protein, whose protein sequence is MMQLEEKIWFWALGVIPAIVLCFFVLQIWKHKTQQKFADKKLLKRLSPNRSLFKSILKIAVLSLGFACLALALVNPKIGSKLETVKREGVDIVFAIDVSKSMLAEDIAPNRLEKSKQLVTQIINNLASDRIGIIAYAGKAFPQLPITTDYAAAKMFLNSMNTDMLSSQGTAIDEAIKLSKTYFDNEQQTNRVLIIISDGEDHGEDAVSLAEEALKEGIRIFTIGVGDVKGGPIPIKRNGVISNYKKDRQGETVITRLDETTLKNIAAGANGVYINGQNTDAVVERIRELLNKMDKTEFEAKQFAEYQDQFQWFLGFGIFFLLLDIFLLERKTEWLKKLNLFNENL